The following coding sequences are from one Canis lupus baileyi chromosome 19, mCanLup2.hap1, whole genome shotgun sequence window:
- the LRG1 gene encoding leucine-rich alpha-2-glycoprotein, with protein MEKREAIMSPWSPEQSQSPGGLSSHLSKTLLLLLFSVASAQGVTPDRDTCLVFPSSNGSSVSCHPPAKLPHHFPSDTVHLVVEFFNLTQLRPDTLQGVSNLQELHLSTNQLESLSPKLLLPVPLLKVLDLTRNALTQLPPGLFRVSAALHTLVLKENRLEVLEPSWLCGLKALGHLDLSGNHLQTLPPGLLANVTALRILDLSNNQLKTLPPDLLRGPLQLERLHLEGNRLQVLEEGLLAPQPGLRYLFLSDNKLAAVAAGAFRGLQQLDMLDLSNNSLTSVPKGLWTSLGQPTRDMEDGFDISGNPWICDHNLDDLYRWLVANKDKMFSRNDTRCARPEALKGQTLLEAAESH; from the exons ATGGAAAAGAGAGAGGCCATTATGTCCCCTTGGAGCCCAGAGCAAAGCCAGAG CCCAGGAGGTCTGAGCTCCCATCTTTCCAAAACACTGCTCCTGCTGCTGTTTTCCGTGGCCTCAGCCCAGGGGGTCACCCCGGACCGTGACACCTGCCTGGTGTTCCCGTCCAGCAACGGCAGCTCCGTCTCCTGCCACCCACCTGCCAAACTCCCTCACCACTTCCCTTCCGACACCGTCCACCTGGTGGTGGAGTTCTTCAACCTCACCCAGCTGCGGCCTGACACCCTCCAGGGCGTCTCTAACCTCCAGGAGTTGCACCTCTCCACCAACCAGCTGGAGAGCCTCTCGCCCAAGCTCTTGCTGCCGGTGCCTCTGCTGAAAGTGCTCGACCTGACCCGCAATGCCCTGACCCAGCTGCCCCCCGGCCTGTTCCGGGTCTCGGCTGCTCTCCACACCCTGGTGCTGAAGGAAAACCGGCTGGAAGTCCTGGAGCCCTCGTGGCTGTGCGGGCTGAAAGCCCTGGGGCATCTGGACCTGTCCGGGAACCACCTCCAGACACTGCCCCCCGGGCTGCTGGCCAACGTCACCGCCCTGCGCATCCTTGACCTCAGTAATAACCAGTTGAAGACTCTGCCCCCGGACCTCCTGAGGGGCCCCCTGCAGTTGGAAAGGCTGCATCTGGAGGGCAACAGGTTGCAAGTGCTTGAAGAGGGGCTCCTGGCACCCCAGCCAGGCCTGCGCTACCTTTTCCTGAGCGACAACAAGTTGGCCGCGGTGGCGGCCGGTGCCTTCCGAGGTCTGCAGCAGCTGGACATGCTTGACCTCTCCAACAACTCGCTCACCAGCGTGCCCAAGGGGCTCTGGACATCCCTGGGGCAGCCCACCCGGGACATGGAGGACGGCTTTGACATCTCTGGTAACCCCTGGATCTGTGATCACAACCTGGACGACCTCTATCGGTGGCTTGTGGCCAATAAAGACAAGATGTTCTCCAGGAACGACACCCGCTGCGCTCGGCCCGAAGCCTTGAAGGGCCAGACGCTCCTAGAAGCAGCCGAGTCACACTGA